One window from the genome of Mycolicibacterium gadium encodes:
- a CDS encoding enoyl-CoA hydratase/isomerase family protein has protein sequence MTELPAGTSELTGCEEILVANDGAVRIVTLNNPGNANAVNNRMHGAFARLWTTLGEDPEARAVLLTGTGDFFSAGGDLVEWLHTHVENPVTRREGMRDARRIVRDMIDFPLPIVAAVNGPAVGFGCSIAVLCDIVLMSDRSFFADTHVASGLVAGDGGSVLWPLLMSLLKAKEYLLLGERIKAEKAVELGLANRVVPHSDIKTEGLALAHRLAALPARAVQDTKRTLNLHAERAVTAILEYGISAETECFTTPEHRAAIDKFLDKS, from the coding sequence ATGACCGAACTCCCCGCCGGCACATCAGAACTCACCGGATGCGAAGAAATTCTCGTCGCCAACGACGGCGCCGTGCGGATCGTGACGCTGAACAATCCCGGCAACGCCAATGCCGTGAATAACCGGATGCACGGTGCCTTTGCGAGGCTGTGGACCACCCTCGGTGAAGATCCCGAAGCCCGCGCGGTGCTGCTGACGGGGACCGGTGACTTCTTCTCTGCGGGCGGGGATCTCGTGGAGTGGCTGCACACGCATGTGGAGAACCCGGTAACCCGTCGCGAAGGCATGCGTGATGCTCGCCGGATCGTGCGCGACATGATCGACTTCCCGCTGCCGATCGTCGCGGCGGTCAACGGTCCGGCGGTCGGATTCGGTTGCAGCATCGCCGTCTTATGCGACATCGTGCTGATGTCGGACCGGTCGTTCTTCGCGGACACGCACGTCGCGAGCGGCCTGGTGGCCGGCGATGGCGGTTCGGTGTTGTGGCCGCTACTGATGAGTCTGTTAAAAGCCAAGGAGTATTTGCTCCTCGGAGAGCGCATCAAGGCCGAGAAAGCCGTCGAACTCGGGTTGGCGAACCGCGTAGTTCCCCACAGCGACATCAAGACCGAGGGCCTGGCGCTCGCTCATCGGCTGGCTGCACTTCCCGCGCGCGCGGTCCAGGACACCAAGCGCACCCTGAACCTGCACGCTGAGCGCGCGGTCACCGCGATCTTGGAATACGGGATCTCTGCTGAGACAGAGTGTTTCACCACCCCGGAACACCGTGCTGCGATAGACAAGTTCCTCGACAAGTCATGA
- a CDS encoding enoyl-CoA hydratase/isomerase family protein, whose product METRELDHVIYEKDGPIARIILNNPERANAQTSEMVHSVNAALDDAQYDYDIKVVIIKANGKGFCSGHVPDGSYPEFKAELEASGKVWRSAAQLFLWPVLKLWEFPKPVISQVHGYAIGGGTTWALIPEITVCSDDAWFQMPLVPGFGLPGSETMFEPWVFMNYKRAAEYLYTAQKISAEQALEFGLVNRVVPRDQLEAEVEELAAKIAKAPLITLQATKAGILRAWENMGFRTHQQASNDLQAVVTGSKEFQDYMVELMKKAAKPSDRV is encoded by the coding sequence GTGGAAACGCGGGAGTTAGACCACGTCATATACGAAAAGGACGGGCCGATCGCGCGCATCATCCTCAACAACCCAGAGCGTGCCAACGCCCAGACCTCTGAGATGGTGCACAGCGTCAACGCAGCGCTTGATGATGCGCAGTACGACTACGACATCAAGGTGGTCATCATCAAGGCCAACGGCAAGGGGTTCTGCTCGGGCCATGTCCCCGACGGCAGTTATCCGGAGTTCAAGGCCGAACTCGAGGCTTCGGGCAAGGTCTGGCGTTCGGCCGCTCAACTGTTCCTGTGGCCGGTGCTCAAGCTATGGGAGTTTCCGAAGCCGGTGATCTCGCAGGTGCACGGATATGCCATCGGCGGCGGAACCACCTGGGCACTCATTCCTGAAATCACCGTGTGCAGCGACGACGCCTGGTTCCAGATGCCGTTGGTGCCCGGGTTCGGACTGCCCGGTTCGGAGACGATGTTCGAACCGTGGGTGTTCATGAACTACAAGCGTGCCGCGGAGTACCTGTACACCGCTCAGAAAATCTCCGCGGAACAGGCGCTTGAATTCGGCCTGGTCAACCGCGTCGTGCCGCGTGACCAGTTGGAGGCTGAGGTGGAGGAACTGGCGGCCAAAATCGCCAAGGCACCGCTGATCACATTGCAGGCAACCAAGGCCGGCATCCTGCGCGCATGGGAGAACATGGGCTTTCGCACACATCAACAGGCCAGCAATGACCTGCAAGCGGTGGTCACCGGGTCCAAGGAGTTCCAGGACTACATGGTGGAGCTGATGAAGAAGGCCGCCAAGCCATCGGACCGGGTCTGA
- a CDS encoding enoyl-CoA hydratase/isomerase family protein — translation MTGIHGANPDPLILIENHDEIAVIWLNRPAQRNSLRYESWSELASALTATSGASGIVIAGAQGFFSAGGDLKTGPAHGSGPMGPAGRVEHAQRVMEQLRSVSVPTVAAVEGAAVGLGWSLALSCDLVVAARDAFFSAPFVTRAVVPDGGLAWRLTQQLGRHRASSLLLRGNRLPAEEAYRLGLVTDLAEPGVVVDDAIAIARSLAESEPGAVELTKRLVASAEAAQLAAFHPLELAVATVAQQRSASEAARGQWSR, via the coding sequence ATGACCGGCATCCACGGCGCGAATCCGGATCCGCTGATCTTGATCGAGAATCACGACGAGATCGCGGTGATTTGGTTGAACCGTCCGGCGCAGCGCAATTCGCTGCGCTATGAGTCCTGGTCGGAACTGGCCTCCGCGCTGACAGCGACTTCTGGGGCAAGCGGCATCGTCATCGCGGGTGCACAGGGTTTCTTCAGTGCCGGAGGGGATTTGAAGACGGGCCCTGCGCACGGCTCCGGGCCCATGGGGCCGGCAGGGAGGGTCGAACACGCACAGCGGGTCATGGAGCAGCTTCGGTCGGTTTCCGTGCCGACGGTCGCCGCGGTCGAGGGGGCCGCGGTCGGTCTCGGCTGGAGCCTGGCTCTGTCCTGCGATCTGGTGGTCGCCGCGCGCGATGCATTCTTCTCGGCGCCGTTCGTCACCCGCGCGGTGGTGCCCGACGGCGGATTGGCGTGGCGACTCACCCAGCAGCTCGGCAGGCACCGCGCATCGTCACTGTTGTTGCGCGGCAACAGGTTACCTGCCGAAGAGGCGTATCGGCTGGGACTGGTCACCGACCTCGCAGAACCTGGCGTGGTAGTCGATGACGCCATCGCTATCGCGCGTTCGCTTGCCGAGTCCGAACCGGGCGCGGTCGAGTTGACGAAACGACTGGTCGCATCAGCCGAAGCCGCCCAACTGGCTGCCTTCCACCCGTTGGAGTTGGCGGTGGCCACCGTCGCGCAGCAGCGATCGGCTAGCGAGGCAGCCCGAGGCCAGTGGTCGAGATGA
- a CDS encoding acyl-CoA dehydrogenase family protein has protein sequence MPLSPIVRFGGGPRIDGLRDELREWLAANLPDEFRRTAANPDYWPREAHERAVEFCQALHQRGWFVPHWPAKFEGGGLGIVEQVVIREELAYAGAPMVNTNGVNMLAPVLFRFGTGEQQVEHLPKIARSERMWAQGYSEPEAGSDLAALRMTARRDGDDYILDGQKTWTSNGVLADWIFVLARTTPLGEKRQAGISFFLVDLDSPGITRRPIRSMTGYPTFAEEFFDGVRVPATNLVGGEGDGWKVAKALLVAERSNVTRAAQAQRYLDELVDWCHAQRGSSHDPLADPANRLALAHAVERVEVGRALSYRVAQQQAAGALDPALPSLSKLYHSELTAELRQLGATLLGPAGALMPDDPDAVLHGHFSEGLLLSLLHTIGGGTSEIQRDLISTTGLGLPR, from the coding sequence GTGCCGCTGAGCCCGATCGTCCGATTTGGAGGCGGACCCCGGATCGACGGGCTGCGCGACGAGCTGCGGGAGTGGCTGGCCGCCAATCTGCCCGACGAATTTCGGCGTACCGCAGCGAATCCCGATTACTGGCCGCGGGAAGCGCATGAACGCGCCGTCGAGTTCTGCCAGGCACTGCACCAACGAGGCTGGTTCGTACCGCACTGGCCCGCGAAATTCGAGGGCGGTGGACTGGGGATTGTCGAGCAAGTGGTGATCCGCGAGGAACTCGCCTATGCCGGCGCTCCGATGGTCAATACCAATGGCGTCAACATGCTCGCTCCGGTGCTGTTCCGATTCGGTACCGGAGAGCAGCAGGTCGAGCACCTCCCCAAGATCGCCCGGTCCGAACGAATGTGGGCGCAGGGCTACTCCGAGCCCGAAGCGGGATCCGATCTCGCCGCGCTGCGCATGACTGCCCGCCGCGACGGCGATGACTACATCCTCGACGGGCAAAAAACCTGGACCAGTAATGGTGTACTCGCCGACTGGATCTTCGTCCTCGCCCGGACCACGCCGCTCGGGGAGAAGCGGCAGGCGGGCATTTCGTTCTTCCTCGTCGACCTCGACTCGCCAGGTATCACGCGTCGCCCCATTCGCTCGATGACGGGCTATCCGACGTTCGCCGAGGAGTTCTTCGACGGGGTTCGCGTCCCGGCGACCAACCTGGTCGGCGGTGAAGGTGATGGCTGGAAAGTCGCGAAGGCTCTGCTGGTCGCCGAGCGGTCGAACGTCACCCGCGCCGCCCAGGCGCAGCGTTACCTGGACGAATTGGTGGACTGGTGCCACGCTCAACGAGGCTCGTCGCACGATCCGCTGGCCGACCCGGCAAACAGGCTCGCGCTGGCACATGCAGTGGAACGGGTCGAGGTCGGCCGCGCGCTGTCCTATCGGGTAGCCCAACAGCAGGCCGCGGGCGCCCTCGATCCCGCGCTCCCGTCACTGTCGAAGCTCTATCACTCCGAGCTCACCGCGGAACTCCGTCAGTTGGGCGCGACTCTCCTGGGGCCGGCGGGTGCCCTGATGCCCGATGACCCCGATGCCGTTCTGCACGGCCACTTTTCGGAGGGATTGCTGCTCTCGCTCCTGCACACCATCGGCGGCGGGACAAGCGAAATTCAGCGGGATCTCATCTCGACCACTGGCCTCGGGCTGCCTCGCTAG